One segment of Dolichospermum sp. DET69 DNA contains the following:
- a CDS encoding TerB family tellurite resistance protein has translation MVNDSHVKNLVKILIGAAWIDGKIQPEERQYLREIAQAKGLAHDPEIKPWLYELVPVKPNECYKWVKEYLGDRPTQEDYEDLIEAISGLIYSDGDVAVEEARLLSQLEELSKSSGANPAAHTTLLKQIQKLYRRWVDVQN, from the coding sequence ATGGTTAATGATTCTCATGTAAAAAACCTAGTAAAAATCCTGATTGGAGCAGCTTGGATTGATGGCAAAATCCAGCCAGAGGAACGGCAATATCTAAGGGAAATAGCTCAAGCTAAGGGTTTAGCTCATGATCCAGAAATTAAGCCTTGGTTGTACGAATTAGTACCAGTTAAGCCTAATGAATGTTATAAATGGGTGAAAGAGTATTTAGGCGATCGCCCAACTCAGGAAGATTATGAGGATTTAATTGAAGCTATTAGTGGCTTAATTTATAGTGATGGTGATGTAGCCGTTGAAGAGGCAAGACTGCTCTCTCAATTGGAAGAGTTAAGTAAGTCTAGTGGAGCTAACCCAGCAGCCCACACTACACTCCTTAAACAAATTCAAAAGCTCTACCGTCGTTGGGTTGACGTGCAAAATTAG
- a CDS encoding penicillin-binding protein 1A gives MQVKAKQLITQMTNLSSGILGKIASSDKPFYRRFWFWAGLGVGSGIIAFHYTILEIDRNLPDQSALRALVREQTLTIKANDGSVLQQQGEATREALKIEQIPDTLKKAFIASEDRRFHEHNGFDAQGIARAVINNLRSQNVVEGGSTITQQVARILFLKQEKTFWRKLKEVRLSQKIEQELTKDQILERYLNLVYLGSGAYGVGDAAWVYFSKTVDQLTLSEMATLAGLAPAPNVYAPDKNPKIATERRNLVLQRMQEDGVITPAEKQTATQEALVVNSSLPKRLQVDFPYFTTYVQKELPKHVSADVLAIGGLVIETTLNPTEQKAAEAAVAKILKNEGRWQNFKQAAMVAIDPRNGEIQAMVGGKDFGKNQFNRVTQAQRQPGSTFKGFIYATAIATGKSPYDSYLDEPFSIDGYEPKNSHDKFSGWLNIRDALTKSINTIALKVLIEIGFNPTIKLAHDMGIKSELKPNYSLALGSNEVNLLELTNAYGTFANQGNYTEAHGIRRILNREGDVIWSAKYEPKQVLDADSNAIMTWMLRNVVTDGTGAAAQLNDRQVAGKTGTTDESRDLWFIGYIPQLVTGVWLGNDDNTPTYGNSGSAAYAWHEFMEKAVEGMPVEKFPPSPKLENRKGTIKAEPLKPKRIVHKSVDDNNQKSDEDNTDNSDNSSRRRRRYSQSEDSSENRPRRRRRYSEENNDTSSSTSGRRRRRRSEESNSDSTPRSSRSRRSRSEESRPSRSSSSENRSSEGSSSSQPSWRERLKPISSGE, from the coding sequence ATGCAGGTGAAGGCAAAGCAGTTAATAACCCAGATGACAAATTTATCATCGGGAATCTTGGGCAAAATTGCCAGCAGCGATAAACCCTTTTATCGTCGTTTTTGGTTTTGGGCCGGGTTAGGTGTTGGTAGTGGGATCATAGCTTTCCATTACACAATCTTAGAAATAGATAGGAATTTACCAGATCAGTCCGCACTCAGGGCATTGGTGCGAGAGCAAACACTGACAATTAAAGCGAATGATGGTAGTGTGCTACAACAGCAGGGAGAAGCAACCAGAGAAGCACTGAAAATAGAGCAAATACCAGATACTTTAAAGAAAGCTTTTATTGCTTCAGAAGATAGAAGATTTCATGAACACAATGGATTTGATGCTCAGGGAATTGCTAGAGCAGTTATTAATAATTTGCGATCGCAAAATGTGGTAGAAGGTGGTAGTACCATCACCCAACAAGTAGCGCGAATTCTCTTCCTCAAACAAGAAAAAACCTTCTGGCGTAAACTCAAAGAAGTTCGATTATCCCAAAAAATAGAGCAAGAATTGACTAAAGATCAAATTCTGGAACGTTATTTAAATCTCGTATATTTAGGCTCTGGGGCTTACGGTGTCGGTGATGCAGCTTGGGTATACTTTAGTAAAACTGTAGATCAACTTACTTTGTCAGAAATGGCCACCTTAGCTGGTTTAGCTCCTGCACCTAACGTCTACGCCCCCGATAAAAACCCTAAAATAGCTACAGAACGGCGAAATCTGGTGTTACAGCGAATGCAGGAAGATGGAGTCATTACACCAGCCGAAAAACAAACTGCTACTCAGGAAGCATTAGTAGTTAATAGCAGTTTACCCAAACGGTTACAAGTTGATTTTCCCTACTTTACTACCTACGTGCAGAAGGAATTGCCAAAGCACGTTTCCGCTGATGTTTTAGCTATTGGTGGTTTAGTCATAGAAACAACCTTAAATCCAACTGAGCAAAAAGCCGCAGAAGCCGCAGTTGCCAAAATCTTGAAAAATGAAGGCCGTTGGCAAAACTTTAAACAAGCGGCCATGGTTGCCATAGATCCTCGCAATGGTGAAATTCAGGCAATGGTAGGCGGTAAAGACTTTGGTAAAAACCAGTTTAATCGTGTCACTCAAGCTCAACGTCAACCAGGATCGACCTTCAAAGGTTTTATCTATGCTACAGCGATCGCTACTGGTAAAAGTCCCTACGATAGCTATTTAGATGAACCTTTCTCAATAGATGGTTATGAGCCAAAAAACTCCCATGATAAATTCTCAGGCTGGTTAAATATCAGAGATGCTCTCACCAAATCTATCAATACAATTGCACTGAAAGTATTAATAGAAATAGGTTTTAACCCCACCATTAAACTCGCCCATGATATGGGTATTAAGTCAGAACTCAAACCTAACTATTCCTTAGCTCTTGGTTCTAATGAAGTCAACTTACTAGAATTAACCAACGCCTATGGTACATTCGCTAACCAGGGAAATTATACAGAGGCTCATGGCATTCGTCGCATCCTTAACCGCGAAGGAGATGTAATTTGGTCAGCTAAATATGAACCTAAGCAAGTTTTAGATGCTGATAGTAACGCCATCATGACTTGGATGTTACGAAATGTTGTCACCGATGGCACTGGTGCTGCGGCTCAATTAAATGATAGACAAGTTGCTGGCAAAACAGGTACTACTGATGAATCCCGTGATTTATGGTTTATTGGTTATATTCCCCAATTAGTCACAGGTGTATGGTTAGGGAATGACGATAACACCCCCACCTATGGTAACAGTGGTAGTGCGGCTTATGCCTGGCATGAATTTATGGAAAAAGCAGTAGAGGGAATGCCTGTAGAAAAGTTTCCTCCCAGTCCTAAATTAGAAAATCGCAAAGGGACTATCAAAGCCGAACCTCTCAAACCGAAAAGAATTGTCCATAAATCGGTTGATGATAACAATCAAAAATCAGATGAGGATAATACCGACAATTCTGATAACTCAAGCAGACGCAGACGACGCTATAGTCAATCGGAAGATTCTTCAGAAAATAGACCAAGACGGAGACGACGCTATAGTGAGGAAAATAATGACACATCTTCTTCTACCTCTGGCAGACGACGACGAAGACGCAGCGAAGAATCTAATAGCGACTCTACTCCTAGATCATCTCGTTCACGACGCAGCCGCAGCGAAGAATCACGTCCTTCAAGATCATCATCTTCAGAAAATCGTAGTTCTGAAGGATCTTCATCATCACAACCTTCTTGGAGAGAAAGACTCAAACCCATTTCTTCAGGGGAATAA
- a CDS encoding DnaJ domain-containing protein, giving the protein MADHYERLEISPGATSAQIKAAYHAKLREFPAHTHPEEFKAIRGAYEALRKGETSQYEDFLKVRPLEAELNPAILKQLREKALTQLEVSLDDLIRATF; this is encoded by the coding sequence ATGGCTGACCACTACGAACGTTTAGAAATTTCACCAGGAGCAACCAGCGCTCAAATTAAAGCGGCGTATCATGCCAAGCTACGTGAATTCCCTGCTCACACTCATCCAGAAGAGTTTAAGGCAATTCGAGGAGCTTACGAGGCACTTCGCAAAGGAGAGACCAGTCAATATGAGGATTTTTTGAAAGTTCGTCCCCTAGAAGCAGAACTGAATCCAGCGATATTAAAACAGTTGCGAGAAAAAGCCCTAACTCAACTAGAAGTTAGTTTAGATGATTTAATTCGTGCGACATTTTAA
- a CDS encoding response regulator, with the protein MSLDLRVSIQSDRVIVFQLFADGSSQIVEEAVSRELVKLKDRHCHHEVWSPEVLDYYWQGQPRIVADVTKDTGTNCLVEYAIEGQIQSEIVAPILQETRNGESHRWICSGQHNKLWGFIIVHACTEKRVWKKSEAQLLQQIANQLAIAIQQASLFDQLQTELAERQQAETQLTETNQKLAISNEELARDTRLKDEFLANMSHELRTPLNAILGLTEVLQDNIITFFSYLEAKGYRILVARDGQEAIDLAKTHQPDLILMDIQMPGMDGLEAIRQIRFDSNLIDTPIIALTALAMTGDRDRCLEAGANDYLTKPVKLKQLVITIQQILLVLTKTPTDSINN; encoded by the coding sequence GTGTCTTTAGACCTGAGAGTGTCAATACAGAGCGATCGCGTCATCGTCTTCCAGCTCTTTGCTGATGGTAGTAGTCAAATTGTCGAAGAAGCCGTTTCTAGGGAGTTAGTAAAGCTCAAAGACCGCCACTGTCATCATGAAGTATGGTCTCCAGAAGTTCTTGATTATTATTGGCAAGGACAGCCTCGCATCGTCGCTGATGTTACAAAAGATACTGGGACAAATTGTCTGGTAGAATATGCCATTGAAGGTCAAATCCAGTCAGAAATCGTAGCCCCGATTTTGCAAGAAACACGAAATGGGGAAAGCCATCGTTGGATTTGCTCCGGCCAACACAATAAGCTGTGGGGGTTTATCATCGTTCATGCTTGCACGGAAAAACGAGTTTGGAAAAAGTCTGAAGCCCAACTTCTCCAACAAATTGCCAACCAATTAGCGATCGCTATTCAGCAAGCTAGTCTTTTTGACCAGTTACAGACGGAATTAGCCGAACGGCAGCAAGCAGAGACACAGCTTACCGAAACTAATCAAAAACTCGCCATCTCTAACGAAGAACTAGCCCGGGACACCCGTCTCAAAGATGAATTCTTAGCTAATATGAGTCACGAACTCCGCACCCCCCTCAACGCCATTTTGGGACTCACGGAAGTGCTGCAAGACAATATCATTACATTTTTTAGCTACCTTGAGGCTAAAGGTTATCGCATCCTCGTAGCTAGGGATGGTCAAGAAGCCATCGATCTTGCTAAAACTCACCAGCCTGACTTAATTTTGATGGATATCCAAATGCCGGGAATGGATGGATTAGAGGCAATCAGACAAATTCGCTTTGATTCTAATTTGATTGATACACCGATAATTGCGCTCACAGCATTAGCCATGACGGGCGATCGCGATCGCTGCTTGGAAGCAGGAGCAAATGATTATTTGACCAAACCAGTTAAACTTAAACAATTGGTCATCACGATCCAACAAATTTTATTGGTGCTGACAAAGACACCTACTGATTCTATTAACAATTAA
- a CDS encoding GAF domain-containing protein, with protein MRLFTDFHRDSLTTNRTFSFPDDLDLVTMQADSYLGISLKDNFGNAIGNLCILDVQPLQESRRQEAITILQIFAARVAAELQRQVANDALHSLNQDLEVRVEQRTQELRESEKFLQTVLDTFPLSVFWKDRQSVYFGCNQNFANQADIPSPADIIGKTDYDLSWGTTEADLYQADDRLVMDSGIAKLGIIETLHQPNGAMIWIETNKLPLRNLNGEVIGVLGTYQDITERKQTELALQSSELALQQQATYKQLLLTITQAIRQSLDLKVILNTAVQEARSILVVDRVVIYRFQPDWSGEFIIEAVVNGWTKLAGSDLKHIWQDIYLQETQGGRFQNHEILTVNDIYQAGLQPCHIELLEQVQARAYVIAPIFVGESPWGFLGMYQNSQPYVWTTAEIELLEQIASQLAIAIYQASLYEQAQSELIIRQHTEAAISRQLQQQRILGTIVQKIRESLDIKDILATVTQESKDLQDYSVSVKLSHFSAEI; from the coding sequence GTGAGGTTATTTACGGACTTTCACCGTGATTCACTCACAACGAATCGCACTTTTTCTTTTCCTGATGATTTAGACTTGGTGACAATGCAGGCAGATAGTTATTTGGGCATTAGCTTAAAAGACAATTTCGGCAATGCCATTGGCAATCTTTGTATTCTAGACGTACAGCCCCTTCAGGAATCCAGGCGCCAAGAAGCGATCACTATCCTCCAGATATTTGCCGCCAGAGTAGCCGCAGAATTGCAGCGTCAAGTAGCTAATGATGCTCTCCATAGTTTAAATCAAGACTTGGAAGTGAGGGTAGAACAGCGGACTCAAGAACTGCGCGAATCAGAAAAATTTCTGCAAACAGTCCTAGATACCTTTCCCCTCTCAGTCTTTTGGAAGGATCGCCAATCAGTCTACTTCGGATGCAATCAAAACTTTGCCAACCAAGCAGATATCCCTTCGCCCGCTGATATTATCGGTAAGACGGACTACGATTTATCTTGGGGGACAACGGAAGCCGATCTTTACCAGGCCGATGATCGCCTAGTCATGGATTCCGGCATAGCCAAACTCGGCATTATCGAAACTCTGCATCAGCCCAATGGGGCAATGATCTGGATAGAAACCAATAAATTGCCCTTGCGTAACCTCAACGGCGAAGTGATTGGTGTTTTAGGAACTTATCAAGATATTACCGAGCGTAAACAAACTGAATTGGCATTGCAAAGTAGTGAACTCGCCCTACAACAACAGGCAACTTACAAACAATTACTCTTAACTATTACCCAAGCCATTCGCCAATCTCTAGACCTCAAAGTCATTCTCAATACAGCCGTACAGGAGGCTAGATCAATATTAGTGGTAGATCGAGTGGTGATTTACCGCTTTCAACCTGATTGGAGTGGTGAATTTATCATTGAGGCTGTAGTTAATGGTTGGACAAAACTTGCCGGATCTGACCTTAAGCATATTTGGCAAGATATATATCTCCAAGAAACTCAAGGAGGTAGATTCCAAAACCACGAAATCTTGACAGTTAATGATATTTATCAAGCTGGTTTACAGCCCTGCCATATTGAACTTTTGGAACAGGTTCAAGCAAGAGCCTATGTGATTGCACCCATTTTTGTCGGTGAGTCACCGTGGGGTTTTTTAGGGATGTACCAAAATAGTCAGCCTTATGTATGGACAACAGCGGAAATTGAATTGTTAGAACAAATTGCTAGTCAATTGGCGATCGCTATTTACCAGGCAAGTTTATATGAACAAGCTCAATCAGAATTGATCATCCGTCAACACACGGAAGCCGCAATCTCCCGACAATTACAGCAACAGCGTATACTAGGAACAATTGTCCAAAAAATTCGAGAGTCTCTAGATATCAAAGATATTCTGGCAACAGTGACTCAGGAGAGCAAAGACTTACAAGATTACTCGGTAAGCGTAAAGCTCAGTCACTTTAGTGCTGAGATATAA
- a CDS encoding 16S rRNA (cytosine(967)-C(5))-methyltransferase: MSNYNPRQVAFIALKEVHKGAYADVALDRALQKFKLPDNDRRLMTELVYGSVRRQRTLDAIIDQLATKKTEQQPKDLRTILHLGFYQLRYQERIPFSAAVNTTVELAKENGFPGLTGFVNGLLRQYLRLAEKSSEPLNLPENPTEKLGVLYSFPNWIIEVWLEELGFAETQKLCLWMNQTPTIDLRVNILKSSLEEVESAFESAGVLVKRIPHLPQALRLIGNNGAIPNLPGFREGWWTVQDSSAQLVGHLLDPQPGDVVIDVCAAPGGKTTHIAELMADKGKIYACDQTASRLRKLKENAQRLHLQSIEICTGDSRNLPQFYQTADRVLLDAPCSGLGTMHRHADARWRQTPDSVQKLSQLQKELLSHNATFVKTGGVLVYATCTLHPAENEQVISEFLAANPHWQIEPHSFNLLNNTDPGWLKVWPHQQDMDGFFMVRLRKTNDSE; the protein is encoded by the coding sequence GTGAGTAATTATAACCCTCGTCAAGTTGCCTTTATTGCCCTCAAAGAAGTTCACAAAGGAGCCTATGCTGATGTTGCTTTAGACCGAGCGCTACAAAAGTTTAAGTTACCCGACAATGACCGTCGGTTAATGACAGAATTAGTTTATGGGAGTGTACGAAGACAACGCACCCTAGATGCTATCATTGACCAACTTGCTACTAAGAAAACCGAGCAACAACCAAAAGACCTCCGCACCATTTTGCATCTCGGTTTTTACCAACTGCGTTATCAAGAAAGAATCCCCTTTTCTGCGGCTGTAAATACTACCGTCGAATTAGCAAAGGAAAATGGTTTTCCTGGTTTAACTGGTTTTGTGAATGGTTTATTACGTCAATATCTCCGACTTGCAGAAAAATCTTCAGAACCTTTAAATTTACCAGAAAATCCCACAGAAAAATTAGGAGTTTTATACAGTTTCCCTAATTGGATAATTGAAGTTTGGCTAGAAGAACTGGGTTTTGCAGAAACACAAAAACTCTGTCTCTGGATGAATCAAACCCCGACAATTGATTTACGAGTAAATATTCTCAAAAGTTCTTTAGAAGAAGTAGAATCAGCTTTTGAATCTGCTGGTGTTTTAGTGAAACGGATTCCCCATTTACCCCAAGCTTTACGATTAATTGGTAATAATGGCGCAATTCCAAATTTACCTGGTTTTCGTGAAGGTTGGTGGACTGTTCAAGATAGTAGCGCCCAGTTAGTTGGTCATTTGCTTGACCCGCAACCCGGTGATGTGGTGATTGACGTTTGTGCAGCCCCAGGGGGAAAAACCACCCATATTGCTGAATTAATGGCAGATAAGGGCAAAATTTATGCCTGTGATCAAACTGCTTCTCGATTGCGTAAATTAAAAGAAAATGCCCAGCGTCTGCATTTACAATCTATCGAAATTTGTACAGGAGATAGCCGCAACTTACCGCAATTCTACCAAACTGCTGACCGGGTATTACTTGATGCTCCTTGTTCCGGTTTGGGAACTATGCACCGTCACGCTGATGCGCGTTGGCGACAAACACCGGATTCTGTGCAAAAACTTTCCCAATTACAGAAGGAATTGCTATCACACAATGCAACTTTTGTCAAGACTGGTGGCGTTTTAGTTTATGCAACTTGTACATTGCACCCAGCGGAAAATGAACAGGTAATTTCGGAGTTTTTAGCCGCAAATCCCCATTGGCAAATAGAGCCTCACTCTTTCAATTTACTTAATAATACTGATCCTGGTTGGTTAAAAGTTTGGCCTCATCAACAGGATATGGATGGTTTTTTTATGGTGCGCTTAAGAAAAACTAATGATTCCGAGTGA
- a CDS encoding tetratricopeptide repeat protein has protein sequence MVKNKSKQHSQPQVSNTETKVAENSFQQQLQELLNQKKYRQALEEIKKNQRLHPNIEFTPPESEIWLLRGQQEFQKQDFKQAEKSFTRALEFGLVGEVHYWQARCLLELKQLDPALKLLKNAFEAGNLPKDYSISYLKLLLLKGDTATVEQLIQEQSKRFSANQLHWVRGVLALKNEQTEAALTAFQKIKRAVTDGDLPIAWIVYTQQVSGNWDAAAHLLGLKSPSSAYSQPKYLEHPILERLAIFQQGKTAPELLQSINPRTTLDKNIQEALAVLRMLQLIDQDNYHNTAHLLLKMERRSPHFPELESLRPLLFTLAGQQALNQGEPNCAELFWQPLLTEQPFNPQLAINLLEVFDANDNDQERPRLLTRFLKWLDQEAKRKPQEWPAQRLKATQAHLHCWMADAYMAIDRQRVALGSVQQAERICPTSAEVLGRKGLIEAGEENYDEAIALLTQAIENGCRYEEVYGMLLHCWKRLDNKQAFNEVRRKFGKHFDDVNMESEVETLPWVDALSTLSYPLFSRFVEAEDPTDPGVRACQIFVNSVQSPPNSGGRVSLDQKAAAQVWDTLLQRLAGQEQISVLQAIALSIQLFAKREKGIAALISQYQQKLISLSIEHPEARVANLVILAVKENSPKKLELPVRFYLDTMPQPGNALANIQLQSRRFGEIKTLVPFLDEALRREPQNPLLLLAKATTYDVDHPNYEQLKQQGFELARRLQDAKALQAFREEQAFVNDRETQSAMPDPERFDNLDISDVDDLLEGMIKKLFGNKMPQAEFERMLPELKKMMLNNMPDLSDDEDEEDEEDEIDFIFRNSSSTQKRKGRKKAGFQELL, from the coding sequence GTGGTTAAAAATAAGTCTAAACAGCACTCACAACCACAGGTCTCTAACACAGAGACAAAAGTTGCGGAAAACTCTTTCCAGCAGCAACTACAAGAATTGCTGAACCAAAAAAAATATCGGCAAGCATTGGAAGAAATTAAGAAAAATCAACGCTTGCACCCTAATATTGAATTTACTCCCCCAGAATCAGAAATTTGGTTGCTACGGGGTCAGCAAGAATTTCAAAAGCAAGATTTTAAACAGGCAGAAAAATCCTTTACCCGCGCTCTAGAATTTGGTTTAGTGGGAGAAGTTCATTACTGGCAAGCTAGATGTTTGCTGGAGTTAAAGCAATTAGATCCGGCACTAAAATTGCTTAAAAATGCCTTTGAGGCAGGTAATCTACCGAAAGATTACAGCATCTCTTACCTAAAACTCTTGTTACTCAAAGGAGATACCGCTACAGTTGAGCAATTAATTCAGGAACAATCCAAACGCTTTAGTGCAAACCAACTCCACTGGGTACGAGGTGTTCTGGCACTCAAAAATGAGCAAACAGAAGCAGCTTTGACAGCTTTTCAGAAAATTAAGCGAGCCGTCACCGATGGAGACTTGCCCATAGCTTGGATTGTTTATACTCAACAAGTCAGCGGTAATTGGGATGCTGCGGCTCATCTTTTGGGGTTGAAATCACCTTCATCTGCATATAGTCAACCAAAGTATTTGGAGCATCCAATTTTAGAGCGATTGGCAATTTTTCAACAGGGAAAAACAGCGCCAGAACTCCTCCAATCTATAAATCCACGAACAACACTAGATAAAAATATCCAAGAGGCATTAGCAGTATTGCGAATGCTGCAACTGATTGACCAAGATAATTACCATAATACCGCCCATTTGCTATTGAAGATGGAGCGACGTTCTCCACATTTTCCAGAACTAGAAAGTCTCCGTCCACTGCTGTTTACCCTAGCCGGACAACAAGCGCTGAATCAAGGAGAACCAAACTGTGCTGAACTATTCTGGCAGCCTTTGTTGACAGAGCAACCCTTTAACCCCCAATTGGCAATCAATCTCTTAGAAGTTTTCGATGCCAATGATAACGATCAAGAACGTCCACGGCTGTTGACACGGTTTTTAAAGTGGTTAGACCAGGAAGCGAAACGAAAACCTCAAGAATGGCCTGCACAACGATTGAAAGCGACCCAAGCACATCTCCACTGCTGGATGGCAGATGCTTACATGGCAATAGATCGTCAACGTGTAGCTTTAGGATCTGTGCAACAAGCAGAACGGATCTGTCCGACATCCGCAGAAGTGCTGGGACGCAAGGGATTAATTGAAGCAGGAGAAGAAAATTATGATGAAGCGATCGCACTGCTGACCCAAGCGATAGAAAATGGATGTCGGTATGAAGAAGTTTATGGAATGTTGCTGCACTGTTGGAAGAGACTAGATAACAAACAAGCATTCAATGAAGTTCGGCGCAAATTTGGCAAGCATTTTGACGACGTGAATATGGAATCTGAAGTAGAAACATTACCTTGGGTAGATGCTCTCTCTACGTTAAGTTATCCCTTATTTAGCCGTTTTGTGGAGGCAGAAGATCCGACAGATCCGGGTGTCCGTGCTTGTCAGATATTCGTGAATTCAGTCCAAAGTCCGCCTAATTCCGGTGGTCGGGTTTCATTAGACCAAAAAGCCGCAGCCCAAGTATGGGATACTCTCCTTCAAAGATTAGCAGGTCAAGAACAAATTTCCGTATTGCAAGCGATCGCTCTTTCTATCCAACTTTTTGCCAAACGAGAAAAAGGCATCGCCGCTTTAATCAGCCAGTATCAGCAAAAGTTAATTAGCCTATCCATAGAACACCCAGAAGCTAGAGTTGCCAATTTAGTTATCTTAGCTGTCAAAGAAAATAGCCCCAAAAAACTAGAGCTTCCCGTGCGTTTCTACCTCGACACCATGCCCCAACCAGGCAACGCCCTGGCAAATATTCAACTTCAATCCCGCCGTTTTGGCGAAATTAAAACCCTTGTCCCGTTCCTAGATGAAGCACTACGTCGAGAACCCCAAAACCCTTTATTGCTATTAGCTAAAGCCACTACCTACGACGTTGATCACCCAAACTATGAACAATTAAAACAACAGGGATTTGAATTAGCCCGTCGTCTACAAGATGCCAAAGCCTTACAAGCATTTCGAGAAGAACAGGCATTTGTTAATGATAGAGAAACTCAGAGTGCCATGCCAGATCCAGAGCGATTTGACAATCTAGATATATCAGACGTTGATGATTTATTAGAAGGGATGATTAAAAAATTATTTGGCAACAAAATGCCTCAAGCGGAGTTTGAACGGATGCTTCCAGAACTCAAAAAAATGATGTTAAACAATATGCCTGATTTGTCAGATGATGAAGATGAAGAAGACGAAGAAGATGAAATAGATTTTATCTTTAGAAACTCATCATCTACTCAAAAACGCAAGGGTAGAAAAAAAGCAGGTTTTCAGGAATTGCTTTAA
- a CDS encoding Rpn family recombination-promoting nuclease/putative transposase — protein MHTDTIFYQIFLTFHTLLFELLGQPTENAEGYNFTSVEIKEKAFRFDGIFMPDTVEKPIYFVEVQFQPKPDFYWELVAEINIYLNQYKPQQDWQAVALFAKRSLDVEVLTPYQQELVNSGRIKRIYLDEIPAGSIGMGLIELILSKEAQAPELVQTLMQRTKTEIANSTERQGIIELLESVLVSKFSKLSRQEIEAMFLVSDIKQTRVYQEAKQEGRQEGRQEGRQEGRQQGETSLLMRQLSKRFGKLTNSYTENINSLTIVQLEDLGEALLDFVDITDLEQWLKAHKES, from the coding sequence ATGCACACAGACACTATATTTTACCAAATCTTCCTCACCTTCCACACTCTGTTATTTGAACTCCTGGGACAACCCACAGAAAATGCGGAAGGTTATAATTTCACATCAGTAGAAATCAAAGAAAAAGCATTTAGATTTGATGGTATCTTCATGCCAGATACGGTAGAAAAACCCATCTATTTTGTCGAAGTGCAATTTCAACCCAAACCAGACTTTTACTGGGAATTAGTCGCAGAAATAAACATTTATCTCAATCAATACAAACCGCAACAAGATTGGCAAGCAGTCGCTTTATTTGCTAAACGTAGTTTAGATGTAGAAGTATTAACTCCTTACCAACAAGAATTAGTTAATAGCGGAAGAATTAAACGCATTTATTTAGATGAAATCCCAGCAGGTTCAATTGGTATGGGGTTAATTGAATTAATTCTGAGTAAAGAAGCCCAAGCACCAGAATTAGTTCAAACCCTCATGCAAAGAACAAAAACAGAGATTGCCAATTCCACAGAAAGACAAGGTATTATAGAGTTGTTGGAAAGTGTTTTGGTGTCCAAATTTTCAAAATTAAGCCGTCAGGAGATTGAAGCAATGTTTTTAGTCAGTGATATCAAGCAAACTAGGGTATATCAGGAAGCAAAGCAGGAAGGTAGACAAGAAGGTAGGCAAGAAGGTAGACAAGAAGGTAGACAGCAAGGTGAGACAAGCTTACTAATGCGTCAGTTATCGAAGAGATTTGGGAAATTGACAAATAGTTACACCGAAAATATTAATAGTCTGACAATAGTGCAACTAGAAGACCTGGGAGAAGCATTATTAGATTTTGTAGACATTACCGACTTGGAACAATGGCTAAAAGCCCATAAAGAATCATAA